From Brassica oleracea var. oleracea cultivar TO1000 chromosome C3, BOL, whole genome shotgun sequence, a single genomic window includes:
- the LOC106329180 gene encoding uncharacterized protein LOC106329180 — protein sequence MPFHTKIQPVDVTEVEIPFPETMKQMPKSRLKRLFERQFSLKNTSEAAAPPPPLSRGGSGDFEPSSVCLGKMVVNFIEDNNNGEKQRCGRSRCSCFNWSGTESSDDESDWSDDLGASSSREGRVALKSLVICSSMCEKSLMADVTKIVETSKNCKRKDESCLKIFVANELVSLGYDAALCKSRWEKSSSYPAGEYKYVDVIIDGERLLIDIDFKPNFEIARATKTYKSILQTLPSIFVGKVDRLQKIIILVCEGAKKSLKKKGLHVPPWRRAEYVKSKWISPYVRGPDAEEDKQEPVDVLTKSVGSIAFGV from the exons ATGCCGTTTCATACGAAAATCCAACCGGTCGATGTAACGGAGGTGGAGATACCTTTCCCTGAGACGATGAAGCAGATGCCGAAATCGCGGTTGAAGCGTCTCTTTGAGCGTCAGTTCAGTTTAAAGAACACCTCAGAGGCCGCGGCGCCACCACCACCGCTTTCGAGAGGTGGCTCGGGTGATTTCGAGCCGAGCTCCGTTTGTCTGGGGAAGATGGTTGTAAACTTCATCGAGGATAACAATAACGGTGAGAAACAGAGGTGTGGTCGTAGCCGATGCAGCTGCTTTAACTGGAGTGGCACGGAGAGCTCTGACGATGAGTCTGATTGGTCTGACGATCTGGGAGCTTCTTCTTCCCGTGAAGGTCGCGTGGCTCTCAAG AGTTTGGTCATCTGTTCGAGCATGTGTGAGAAGAGTTTAATGGCTGATGTGACCAAGATTGTGGAAACGAGTAAGAACTGTAAACGTAAAGACGAATCTTGCTTGAAGATATTCGTGGCCAATGAGCTGGTGAGCTTAGGTTATGATGCGGCTCTGTGCAAGTCTCGCTGGGAGAAATCTTCTTCTTACCCTGCTG GGGAATATAAGTATGTGGATGTGATAATCGATGGTGAAAGACTGTTGATCGACATTGATTTCAAACCGAATTTCGAGATTGCTCGTGCCACGAAGACCTACAAGTCGATCCTGCAAACTCTGCCTTCCATTTTTGTTGGCAAAGTGGATAGGTTGCAGAAGATCATCATCCTTGTATGTGAAGGTGCAAAGAAGAGCTTGAAGAAGAAAGGACTTCATGTGCCGCCATGGAGGAGAGCCGAGTATGTTAAATCAAAGTGGATTTCTCCTTATGTTCGCGGACCAGATGCAGAGGAAGACAAGCAGGAACCAGTAGATGTTTTGACTAAATCGGTGGGTTCGATAGCCTTTGGTGTTTGA
- the LOC106336340 gene encoding uncharacterized protein LOC106336340: MVQRKTTCQAIKSHNLQPETRFGPEMMMMMMKRTKPKRKLKDSSVSQSGKTQSTPSKHDLVVKGTGRSPNYMKGTSSSEARMENKKIFNPKNQIGLKERCSNKPGSRIVRSLTKAPSFKRCSQRATCSSTLKDSKFSEYLTLNHGGSDDGEVSGTSVLRVCPYTYCSLNGHLHKQCPPLKSFISSRRQSLKSQKCVKMEASKDDSLEMYVEEEKECENADGGTCEVDVETQISETFSVGAPRSETDSDEYSEIVKFSALDDDIELQEPDLAETLVAETVKEIQETNDVGAEMVRAPEGGHETESRESDLVETLVADYVKEILETTCEVDDDSDSAEMVSSLEGDHDTELKESNMEETLVDESVKEIQEEANREEDVDQSCSFYSEAMGMMMNSEADEETLKDSKEESQDQTEVVRMLEETTKVPYSRKQRPCNQEEELDSTVSWTIIKCKKPVVDTEDLREFNPREPSYLPVSVDADAEKVDLKHQDMDERKNSEDWMFDYALQRAVTKLSSARKRKVALLVEAFETVKPVVQHGREPDPVLSYGRHLQTCS; the protein is encoded by the coding sequence ATGGTTCAAAGGAAGACTACTTGTCAAGCAATCAAGTCTCACAATCTCCAACCTGAAACTCGGTTTGGACCAGAGATGATGATGATGATGATGAAGCGAACAAAACCTAAGAGGAAGCTTAAAGACAGTTCTGTTTCTCAATCAGGTAAGACACAGTCAACACCAAGTAAGCATGATCTTGTTGTTAAAGGAACAGGCCGGTCACCTAATTACATGAAAGGCACATCTAGCTCTGAGGCAAGGATGGAGAACAAGAAAATATTCAATCCGAAGAACCAAATCGGTCTAAAAGAGAGGTGTAGTAACAAACCGGGTTCGAGGATCGTTAGGAGTTTGACAAAGGCTCCGAGTTTCAAGAGATGTTCACAGAGAGCTACTTGTTCCTCGACTCTTAAAGATTCCAAGTTTTCAGAGTATCTGACGCTTAACCATGGTGGAAGTGATGATGGTGAAGTTAGTGGAACCTCGGTTTTGAGAGTCTGTCCTTACACGTATTGTTCACTCAACGGCCATCTTCATAAGCAGTGTCCTCCTTTGAAAAGCTTCATATCCTCGAGGAGACAGAGTTTGAAGTCTCAAAAGTGTGTGAAAATGGAAGCTTCTAAGGATGATTCTCTGGAGATGTATGTAGAGGAGGAGAAAGAGTGTGAGAATGCAGATGGAGGAACTTGTGAGGTTGATGTTGAGACCCAAATCTCGGAGACTTTCTCTGTAGGAGCACCTCGTTCTGAGACTGATTCTGATGAGTACTCAGAGATTGTGAAGTTTTCGGCACTTGATGATGACATCGAGTTACAAGAACCTGATTTGGCGGAGACTCTTGTAGCAGAGACTGTGAAAGAGATCCAAGAAACTAATGATGTTGGTGCAGAGATGGTGAGGGCTCCAGAAGGTGGTCATGAAACTGAATCAAGAGAATCTGATTTGGTGGAGACTTTAGTAGCAGACTATGTGAAAGAGATCTTAGAGACTACTTGTGAGGTTGATGATGACTCTGATAGTGCAGAGATGGTGAGTTCTTTAGAAGGTGATCATGACACTGAGTTAAAAGAATCTAACATGGAGGAGACTTTGGTTGATGAATCTGTGAAAGAGATCCAAGAGGAAGCAAACAGAGAAGAAGATGTTGATCAATCTTGTTCCTTTTACTCTGAAGCTATGGGTATGATGATGAACTCAGAAGCTGATGAAGAAACACTAAAGGATAGCAAAGAGGAGTCTCAGGACCAAACTGAAGTTGTCCGGATGTTAGAGGAAACTACAAAGGTTCCATATAGTCGTAAACAAAGGCCATGCAACCAAGAAGAAGAGTTAGATTCCACCGTTTCATGGACTATCATCAAATGCAAGAAACCTGTGGTAGACACTGAGGATCTGAGGGAGTTCAACCCAAGGGAACCCAGTTACCTTCCTGTTTCTGTTGATGCGGATGCAGAGAAGGTTGACCTCAAGCATCAGGACATGGATGAGAGGAAAAACTCAGAGGATTGGATGTTTGATTATGCTCTCCAGCGTGCTGTTACCAAACTTTCCTCAGCAAGGAAGAGGAAAGTCGCACTGCTCGTGGAGGCATTTGAAACCGTGAAACCTGTTGTGCAGCATGGTAGAGAACCTGATCCTGTATTGAGCTATGGAAGACACCTTCAGACATGCAGTTAA
- the LOC106329906 gene encoding uncharacterized protein LOC106329906 encodes MSRRELYVGQLQLLKKMFPCGEKDKFLSISNKIEDAMSQFKQDSPLPPKSMTMQRSLSAGSPRFTSRGINLGPPDLRDEWYKVRTVDAGGATAGGGGKGAGQGQTKK; translated from the coding sequence ATGTCTAGGAGAGAGCTTTACGTTGGACAACTTCAGCTGTTGAAGAAGATGTTTCCATGCGGAGAGAAAGACAAGTTTCTTAGTATCTCCAACAAAATCGAAGACGCTATGTCCCAATTCAAACAAGATTCTCCTCTTCCCCCAAAGTCAATGACTATGCAGAGGAGTCTCAGCGCTGGTTCGCCACGATTCACCTCGAGAGGTATCAATCTTGGTCCACCAGACTTGAGAGATGAATGGTATAAAGTAAGGACGGTCGACGCAGGAGGTGCTACAGCTGGTGGAGGAGGTAAAGGTGCTGGTCAAGGTCAGACCAAGAAATAG
- the LOC106329179 gene encoding probable kinetochore protein NUF2 codes for MMSANDYPKFSRSDIITVLREANIASVKDADLKNPTFDSVSDLYTRILIYLDVLTEEERGQVDFEALEQLENPDHHTTSAPAMDLYVKLKHTLEMVDCPLIINFKDLLRPDSSRTEFFISALLNYALHKDSKMELIRPLAEELTLLDEQRRQSEANIAQLKAEIAEFEEAEERDSPFVQELEVGIEELSHKIAQLNNEQLSLRATFHKLREESAEMDNKISKAEFDLVQAVQENANLRSLIVQSPDKLQGALEEKKLVLEETKKAERFAMETFQEKAAILEVYEKAFKKMSKSSAQLQLINEQVTNVKAIEKDLKAQKAKLNEDEALYKSLEAKVVERERTVKQLHESLKQLEKEKQVMFDDWTKQLNELKLEVESRRRLLESRQNDVESVVAMVDENTAKANQVKQSAQAKVKQLADKYEEIVKQFHEYTVKFGAVLPSL; via the exons ATGATGTCAGCGAACGACTACCCGAAGTTCTCTCGCTCCGATATCATCACCGTCCTCAGGGAGGCTAACATCGCTTCCGTCAAAGACGCCGATCTCAAAAACCCTACCTTCGATTCCGTCTCCGACCTTTACACCAGGATCCTCATCTATCTCGACGTCCTCACCGA AGAAGAGAGAGGCCAGGTTGATTTCGAGGCTCTGGAGCAACTGGAGAATCCAGATCACCACACCACGTCAGCTCCGGCTATGGATCTTTACGTCAAACTCAAACACACGCTGGAGATGGTGGATTGTCCACTAATCATCAATTTCAAGGATCTGTTACGCCCAGACTCATCCCGAACCGAGTTTTTCATCAGTGCTCTTTTGAACTATGCTCTACACAA GGATTCGAAAATGGAGCTTATAAGACCGCTGGCAGAAGAGTTGACTCTTCTTGATGAGCAACGGAGGCAGTCTGAGGCCAATATTGCTCAG TTGAAAGCAGAGATTGCTGAGTTTGAGGAAGCCGAGGAAAGGGATTCGCCTTTTGTTCAAGAGCTGGAAGTGGGCATCGAAGAACTCAGTCACAAAATAGCACAACTCAATAATGAGCAGCTTTCACTACGAGCTACGTTTCACAAACTGAGAGAGGAGTCTGCAGAGATGGATAACAAG ATTTCGAAAGCAGAGTTTGACCTTGTGCAAGCTGTCCAAGAAAACGCAAACTTACGCTCACTAATTGTTCAGTCCCCAGACAAATTGCAG GGTGCTTTAGAAGAGAAGAAACTAGTTCTCGAGGAAACTAAGAAAGCTGAAAGATTCGCAATGGAAACTTTCCAGGAAAAGGCTGCTATTCTTGAGGTTTATGAAAAG GCATTCAAGAAAATGTCAAAGTCATCTGCGCAACTGCAATTAATTAACGAACAG GTAACCAATGTCAAAGCAATTGAGAAAGACCTAAAAGCTCAGAAAGCTAAGCTGAATGAGGATGAGGCATTGTACAAATCTCTTGAGGCGAAAGTGGTTGAGCGAGAAAGAACAG TGAAACAGTTGCACGAATCACTAAAGCAGTTAGAGAAGGAGAAACAAGTCATGTTTGATGATTGGACGAAACAACTGAATGAGTTAAAACTAGAAGTTGAATCCAGAAGACGTCTGCTTGAATCCAGGCAAAATGATGTTGAATCAGTAGTAGCTATG GTTGATGAGAATACTGCCAAGGCTAACCAGGTGAAACAGTCAGCACAAGCTAAAGTGAAACAGTTAGCAGATAAATATGAAGAGATCGTGAAGCAG TTTCATGAGTACACGGTGAAGTTTGGAGCGGTTCTGCCAAGCTTATAA
- the LOC106329905 gene encoding uncharacterized protein LOC106329905 has product TKFCGYLCLWSKKHLGINSLSYHSTEEEEENSNCKNSVFFGLFDDSESTRLRSGSMKRQYSDIGDLYHKLFKEPHDDDGGLRMDMRVLTVIEYMRELYVEQLQLLKKMFPGGAKDKFLGFFNKIEDAMSQFKQDSRPTTKAMTMHRSLRAGSPRFTSRGINLGPPDLRDEWFKVRTVDAGGAGAGGGGKGGSAAGQGQTKK; this is encoded by the coding sequence ACCAAGTTTTGTGGATACTTATGTCTATGGAGTAAGAAACATCTTGGCATTAACTCTCTGAGTTATCATTCCACAGAAGAAGAAGAAGAAAACAGCAACTGCAAGAACAGCGTCTTCTTCGGATTGTTTGATGATTCTGAATCAACAAGACTAAGAAGTGGGAGCATGAAGAGACAGTACAGCGACATTGGAGATCTCTACCACAAACTTTTTAAAGAACCGCATGATGATGACGGGGGTTTGAGGATGGACATGAGAGTCTTGACGGTAATAGAGTATATGAGAGAGCTTTACGTTGAGCAACTTCAGCTGCTTAAGAAGATGTTTCCAGGTGGAGCCAAAGACAAGTTTCTTGGTTTCTTCAACAAAATCGAAGACGCTATGTCCCAATTCAAACAAGATTCTCGCCCTACTACGAAGGCAATGACTATGCACAGGAGTCTGAGAGCTGGTTCGCCACGATTCACCTCGAGAGGTATCAATCTTGGTCCACCAGACTTGAGAGATGAATGGTTTAAAGTAAGGACGGTCGACGCAGGAGGTGCTGGAGCTGGAGGAGGAGGTAAAGGTGGCTCCGCAGCTGGTCAAGGCCAAACCAAGAAGTAG
- the LOC106336341 gene encoding probable histone H2A variant 2, which produces MAGKGGKGLIATKTTTTAANKDKKKSISRSSRAGIQFPVGRIHRQLKTRVSAHGRVGATAAVYTASILEYLTAEVLELAGNASKDLKVKRITPRHLQLAIRGDEELDTLIKGTIAGGGVIPHIHKSLVNKIAND; this is translated from the exons ATGGCAGGTAAAGGCGGCAAGGGGCTTATCGCCACAAAGACTACTACGACGGCTGCTAACAAAGACAAGAAGAAATCCATCTCTCGCTCTTCTCGTGCCGGTATTCAG TTTCCAGTGGGTCGTATCCATCGTCAACTCAAGACACGTGTTTCAGCACATGGGAGAGTTGGTGCCACTGCTGCAGTCTACACAGCATCGATTCTTGAATACTTGACTGCAGAAGTTCTCGAGTTGGCTGGAAACGCGAGCAAAGATCTGAAAGTGAAGAGAATCACTCCGAGGCATTTGCAGCTTGCCATCAGAGGAGATGAGGAGCTTGACACTCTCATCAAAGGAACAATCGCTGGAGGTGGTGTCATCCCCCACATCCACAAGTCCCTCGTCAACAAGATCGCCAATGACTGA